The Ramlibacter sp. PS4R-6 nucleotide sequence CGCGGCCGCGGATCGCCTTGAAGTCGTCCACTTCGGACGCCTTGTCGAAGATCTGCCGCACCTCCGGGACGCTGTTGCCGGCCGTGGCCTTCTGCGCCGCCTTCAGGATTGCCTGGTACTCGACCACCGTCGGGAACACCTGCGCGGCCACCACGCCGAGGCAGGCGAGCACGCCCACGACGAACAGCAGCCCGACGAACGAGATGCCCGATTGCGTTGCCCTCGAAACCCGTTTCATTCCCACTCCTCCGATCGATGCGCGACCCACTACTCGAACGAACCGATGCGCCTGAAGCTGCCGAAGTTCATCCAGATGAAGAACGCCTTGCCGACGATGTTCTTGTCCGGGACGAACCCCCAGTAGCGCGAGTCCAGCGAATTATCCCGGTTGTCGCCCATCATGAAATAGTGCCCTTCCGGCACCTTGCAGACGACGCCCTCGACACTGTAGCGGCAATTCTCCCGGGAAGGAAAATTCTCGACGCCGGGAATGAACGCCGGGCGGTTGTCGTCGTTCAGGATGCGGTGGCGCCTCGCGCCCAGGAGCTCCTCGTACTGCTTGTAGTACGCCATGGCGTCCTCGTCGAAGTAGTCCGCGACGGGCTGCTTCGAGACGGGCTGGCCGTTGATGGTGAGCTTCTTGTTCAAGTAGGCGACCTCGTCGCCCGGCACGCCCACCACCCGCTTGATGTAGTCCAGGCTCGGCTTGGGCGGGTAGCGGAACACCATCACGTCGCCGCGCTGGGGCGGCGTGCCGTCGGTGAGCTTGGTGTTGACCACCGGCAGGCGCACGCCGTAGGTGTACTTGTTCACCAGGATCAGGTCGCCCACCAGCAGCGTCGGGATCATCGAGCCCGAGGGGATCTTGAACGGCTCGAAGAGGAACGAGCGCAGGACGAAGACGGCCAGGATCACGGGGAACAGGCCCGCCGTCCAGTCCAGCCACCAGGGCTGCATCAGGATGCGCTGGCGCGCCTGCTGCACGTCGCCGTCCACCTGCGAGATGCCGCGGGCGGAGAGCTCGGCGCGGCGCTGGGCGTCCTGCGCCTCGAGCGCCGCCGCGG carries:
- a CDS encoding DUF4845 domain-containing protein yields the protein MKRVSRATQSGISFVGLLFVVGVLACLGVVAAQVFPTVVEYQAILKAAQKATAGNSVPEVRQIFDKASEVDDFKAIRGRDLEISKEGDKVIVKFAYNKEIHLAGPAFLLIKYAGQSK
- the lepB gene encoding signal peptidase I, whose protein sequence is MPFLTAAVLAAFVGYAGAWYVGVLEGNFALLLFVATLVTGLYWVAERAWFLPRRREAAAALEAQDAQRRAELSARGISQVDGDVQQARQRILMQPWWLDWTAGLFPVILAVFVLRSFLFEPFKIPSGSMIPTLLVGDLILVNKYTYGVRLPVVNTKLTDGTPPQRGDVMVFRYPPKPSLDYIKRVVGVPGDEVAYLNKKLTINGQPVSKQPVADYFDEDAMAYYKQYEELLGARRHRILNDDNRPAFIPGVENFPSRENCRYSVEGVVCKVPEGHYFMMGDNRDNSLDSRYWGFVPDKNIVGKAFFIWMNFGSFRRIGSFE